From the Carya illinoinensis cultivar Pawnee chromosome 4, C.illinoinensisPawnee_v1, whole genome shotgun sequence genome, one window contains:
- the LOC122307114 gene encoding cyclin-dependent kinase E-1, translating into MGDGNATNNRGLSSNNKPEWLQQYDLIGKIGEGTYGLVFLARIKSPTANRGKSIAIKKFKQSKDGDGVSPTAIREIMLLREISHENVVKLVNVHINHTDMSLYLAFDYAEHDLYEIIRHHRDKVSHGISQYTVKSLLWQLLNGLNYLHSNWIIHRDLKPSNILVMGEGDEQGVVKIGDFGLARIYQAPLKPLSDNGVVVTIWYRAPELLLGAKHYTSAVDMWAVGCIFAELLTLKPLFQGVEVKGTPNPFQLDQLDKIFKVLGHPTSEKWPTLVYLPHWQQDAQHIQGHKYENTGLYNTVHLSPKTPAYDLLSRMLEYDPRKRITASQALEHEYFRIDPLPGRNALVCQTGEKVNYPTRPVDTSTDFEGTTSLQPPQTVSSGNAVSGTMPGAHGGTMRSVPRQMAVGGMQRMQPQGMPAYNITSQAGMGGGMNPSGIPMQRGVPAQAHQQQLRRKDPGMGTNVYPPQQKSRRL; encoded by the exons ATGGGAGATGGCAACGCCACGAACAACAGAGGCCTTTCGAGCAACAACAAGCCCGAGTGGCTTCAGCAGTACGATCTGATTGGGAAGATCGGGGAGGGCACCTACGGGCTTGTTTTCTTGGCCAGAATTAAATCTCCCACCGCCAATCGAGGCAAGTCCATCGCCATCAAGAAATTCAAGCAGTCCAAGGACGGCGACGGCGTCTCCCCCACCGCCATCCGCGAAATCATG TTATTAAGGGAGATTTCGCATGAGAACGTTGTGAAGCTTGTGAATGTTCACATCAATCACACCGACATGTCGCTGTATCTCGCTTTCGACTACGCTGAACATGACCTTTAT GAAATTATTAGACATCATAGGGACAAGGTTAGCCATGGCATCAGCCAGTACACGGTTAAATCGTTACTCTGGCAGTTGCTCAATGGACTGAACTATCTCCATAG TAATTGGATCATACATCGAGATCTAAAGCCATCAAATATCCTG GTTATGGGTGAGGGAGATGAGCAAGGAGTTGTAAAAATTGGTGATTTTGGACTTGCAAGAATTTACCAAGCTCCCTTGAAGCCGTTATCCGACAATGGG GTCGTGGTAACTATATGGTATCGTGCACCTGAGTTGCTCCTTGGGGCAAAGCATTATACAAGTGCTGTTG ATATGTGGGCTGTTGGATGCATTTTTGCTGAGCTTTTGACTTTGAAGCCACTTTTTCAAGGTGTAGAAGTCAAGGGCACTCCAAATCCTTTCCAG CTTGATCAACTTGACAAGATATTCAAGGTCTTAG GCCATCCCACGTCAGAAAAGTGGCCAACACTTGTATATCTTCCACATTGGCAACAAGATGCACAGCATATACAAGGGCACAAGTa TGAAAATACTGGACTCTACAATACCGTTCATCTCTCTCCAAAGACTCCTGCATATGACCTCCTATCTAGGATGCTGGA ATATGATCCTCGGAAACGTATAACTGCTTCACAAGCTCTGGAACATGa GTATTTCCGGATTGATCCTCTACCAGGGCGGAA TGCCCTGGTATGCCAAACTGGAGAGAAAGTTAACTATCCTACTCGTCCTGTGGATACAAGTACAGATTTTGAAGGGACTACTAGTCTTCAACCTCCGCAAACG GTATCCTCTGGAAATGCAGTTTCTGGGACCATGCCTGGTGCTCATGGAGGGACAATGAGATCTGTCCCTCGGCAGATGGCAGTAGGTGGCATGCAAAGGATGCAACCTCAGGGCATGCCAGCTTATAATATAACATCTCAGGCAGGGATGGGAGGTGGGATGAATCCTAGTGGCATTCCGATGCAGCGGGGTGTTCCTGCCCAGGCCCATCAGCAACAG TTGAGAAGGAAAGACCCAGGAATGGGGACAAATGTATACCCTCCACAGCAGAAATCAAGGCGCCTCTGA
- the LOC122307115 gene encoding protein DOG1-like 3 — protein MSSVPNGTGNNVASSPLKATPTMSFLPNVASSSLKTTTPIMSSQLSNGGNNVASGAIGNGSSTSESELLSFQRFFEHWIVEQNKYLQDLISASKHHEQAANASTMAAESKDRADRDEVRITDKPHFRPLIDQVIQHYEQYYQAKSRCAKHDAIGVLKAPWTSALENAFMWIGGWRPSMAFHLLYSKSGQQTEEKLASFFQGTSSRGDLGDLSPSQLSKVDELQRRTIREEREITEKMAKHQETVADSAMVELSHAVTELIRSEGEGQSSGGIEKERVESVLALKEEGLEKILLRADDLRLRTLKEILAVFTPIQAVHFLTAAAELHLRLHDWGMKKDVTAGH, from the coding sequence ATGTCCTCTGTTCCAAACGGTACTGGCAACAACGTTGCATCAAGTCCCCTTAAGGCCACACCCACCATGTCCTTTCTTCCAAACGTTGCATCAAGTTCCCTCAAGACCACCACACCCATCATGTCCTCACAGCTCTCTAACGGTGGCAACAACGTAGCATCGGGCGCCATCGGTAATGGCAGCAGTACTTCTGAGTCCGAGCTCCTGAGCTTCCAGAGGTTTTTCGAGCACTGGATCGTGGAGCAAAACAAATACCTCCAGGACCTCATATCTGCCTCCAAACACCACGAACAAGCTGCTAACGCCAGTACCATGGCTGCTGAATCAAAGGATCGAGCTGATCGTGATGAGGTTCGGATCACAGACAAGCCCCACTTTCGCCCGCTCATCGACCAGGTCATTCAGCATTACGAGCAATACTATCAGGCCAAGTCAAGGTGCGCCAAGCACGATGCAATAGGTGTGCTGAAAGCCCCATGGACAAGCGCACTCGAGAACGCGTTCATGTGGATTGGAGGGTGGCGACCCAGCATGGCTTTTCATTTGCTCTACTCCAAGTCCGGACAGCAAACTGAGGAGAAACTAGCCAGTTTTTTTCAAGGGACGAGTAGTCGTGGCGATTTGGGGGATCTCTCGCCGAGTCAACTGAGCAAGGTCGACGAGTTGCAAAGGAGGACCAttagggaggagagagaaatcaCGGAGAAGATGGCGAAGCACCAGGAAACGGTAGCGGACTCGGCAATGGTTGAGTTGTCACACGCGGTGACGGAGTTGATAAGGAGCGAGGGGGAAGGCCAGAGTAGTGGTGGGATTGAGAAGGAGCGAGTCGAGTCGGTTCTGGCGTTGAAGGAGGAGGGATTGGAGAAGATCTTGCTGAGAGCAGATGATCTACGGTTGAGAACGCTAAAGGAGATTCTCGCCGTTTTTACTCCAATCCAGGCCGTCCATTTCTTGACTGCTGCTGCTGAGTTGCACCTGAGATTACATGACTGGGGCATGAAGAAGGATGTCACTGCCGGCCATTGA